In the genome of Dermacentor silvarum isolate Dsil-2018 chromosome 1, BIME_Dsil_1.4, whole genome shotgun sequence, one region contains:
- the LOC119436389 gene encoding uncharacterized protein LOC119436389, with amino-acid sequence MAKARDEDSKKVVSEPNMTYVQENAELRALIDTVTMSRPPEGDTTRMLLGQYETAFPEFKRSLQRLPSTLRRTPGDRSLDLDDVNEVKIGIEKRLEEETIDNEHVFTRKIDGEQRKRIAESQCKKSSFQDNSSVPGTGAPSLPPLHLGSLRRVKMTKKRTIQGKTTINRTTTRKEEERSMTSPTGETDCRRNVDESSTTAENAETHEEELVETYDDDDAPL; translated from the exons ATGGCCAAAGCTCGCGACGAGGACTCCAAGAAAGTAGTATCTGAGCCCAACATGACGTACGTCCAGGAGAACGCCGAGCTGCGGGCGCTCATCGACACGGTGACCATGTCACGACCCCCGGAAGGCGACACCACCCGCATGCTGCTCGGCCAGTACGAGACTGCCTTCCCAGAATTCAAGCGTTCTCTGCAGAG ACTTCCTTCGACCCTGAGGCGGACGCCAGGAGATCGCTCCCTGGACCTGGACGACGTAAACGAAGTGAAGATTGGCATCGAGAAGCGACTCGAAGAAGAAACCATTGACAACGAGCATGTCTTCACGCGGAAAATTGACGGCGAGCAACGGAAACGCATTGCCGAGAGTCAGTGCAAAAAATCCTCCTTCCAG GACAACTCGAGCGTGCCGGGAACGggtgcgccgtcgctgccaccactGCACTTGGGCTCGCTTCGGCGCGTCAAGATGACCAAGAAGCGCACCATCCAGGGCAAGACCACCATCAACCGGACCACGACGCGCAAAGAAGAAGAGCGCAGCATGACGTCGCCCACGGGGGAGACCGACTGCCGCCGGAATGTGGACGAGTCGAGCACCACGGCCGAGAACGCCgagacacacgaagaggagctcgTCGAGACGTACGACGATGATGACGCCCCGCTGTAG